The sequence GAGGGCAATGCACCGGTGCTTTGCCAGATAACTGGCCAggatgaagcccttgccgcagaGTGGGCAGCGGTAGGGGCGCTCGCTGCTGTGTTGGTACTGGTGCAGCTTCAGGCTGAAGGCCTGCGTGAAGCTCTTCCCGCAGTCGGTGCACTTGAAGGGCCGCTCGCCGGAGTGAATGCGCTGGTGGATGCGAAGGGTGGCGGGGTAGGCCAAGGCCTTGCCGCAGACAGAGCACACGAAGGGCTGCCGCTGGCTGTGGACGCGCCGGTGCTGCGCCAGGTTGCGGGAGGCGCGGAAGCGCTTGCCGCAGGCTGCGCACTCGAAGGCCTTGTCGGCACGGTGGGTCTGCCGGTGCTCAGCCAGCTTGTTGGAGGCGCAGAAGCGCTTGCCGCAGCCTGCGCAGGCGAAAGGCTTCTCACCAGTGTGGATGCGCTCGTGCTTAGCCAGGTAGCCGGCAGCCCGGAAGGCCTTGTGGCAGACAGAACAGGTGAAGGGGCGCTCGCCACTGTGCAGCCGCCCGTGTTTCGCCAGGTAGCTGGCCGTCCAGAAGCGCTTCTTGCAAACGCCACACTCGAACGGCCTGTCGCCGGTGTGGGACGCCCGGTGCCTCGACATCTCGCCAGCCGTCAAGAATCCCTCGCCACACACCGAGCAACGGAAGAGTTGCCCCCGTGTGTGGCCTCGGGTGTGCCTGGCCAGCTCGGCTGAGGTGTAGAAGCGCCTGTCGCACGCCGTGCAGCCAAACGGCCGGTCTTCGCTGTGGATGCGCTGGTGCCTGGTCAGGTTGCTGCAGCTGTAGAAGCCCTTGCCACACACTGGGCACTCAAAGGGCcgctccccggtgtggacccgcaggTGCCTCTCCAACCCAGACGGGGATCTGAAGCCTTTGCCACATTCGGGGCAGTTGTAGTGATACCAGGGCTGGAACGCCTCACTGGGCTGTGGGCCCTCTCCTTCCTTCTTTGCCTCCATGTCCACCCCTTGTGAAGTTATTCCCAGCACCAGGCTCTACTGCAGAGAAAAAGGACACCTTTAATCTCACACAGCTGAatgtctagagcagccattctcaatgggccccccacccccatcacgcacccctcctaccctcccc comes from Narcine bancroftii isolate sNarBan1 chromosome 5, sNarBan1.hap1, whole genome shotgun sequence and encodes:
- the LOC138762969 gene encoding zinc finger protein 135-like; its protein translation is MEAKKEGEGPQPSEAFQPWYHYNCPECGKGFRSPSGLERHLRVHTGERPFECPVCGKGFYSCSNLTRHQRIHSEDRPFGCTACDRRFYTSAELARHTRGHTRGQLFRCSVCGEGFLTAGEMSRHRASHTGDRPFECGVCKKRFWTASYLAKHGRLHSGERPFTCSVCHKAFRAAGYLAKHERIHTGEKPFACAGCGKRFCASNKLAEHRQTHRADKAFECAACGKRFRASRNLAQHRRVHSQRQPFVCSVCGKALAYPATLRIHQRIHSGERPFKCTDCGKSFTQAFSLKLHQYQHSSERPYRCPLCGKGFILASYLAKHRCIALPEERPKK